The window GATGCTGCCAAACAGGCGGAAAAACTGAAATCTTTCGCTGAGCACCTCATCGATTCCGAGCTTAAGAGAGCCAAGGTTCAGCTGAAAAAAGATGCCGTCATGGCGGCTATCTCCGCAGCAGAAGCGAAAATCGGCAGAGAACTTGACGCCGACAAGCAGAAAAAACTTCTTGATGAATACGTTAAGAAGATCGAGGTGGCAGGGTGAAAGAGAATATAGTTGCCGCACGCTACGCCGATGCTCTTTTTCAGGAGGCAAAGGCTGAAAACAAACTGGAGCAGGTTATTGCACAGCTTTCAGCTGTCAGTGCCGCTTCTGAACAGTCCGCCGATTTCAAAACACTCATAAAAAGCCCGCTCATAGGCAAAGCCGAAAAACAGGCTGTTGTTGATGTTCTGAAATCCAAAGGAATGATCGATGAATTCCTTTACAAGTTCCTTAAACTTCTTGTGAGCAAAAACAGGCTCAGCCTGCTTGAGCTTATCTCATCTGAAATTAAGGCAATGGACAGAAAAGCAAAAGGAGAGGCCGAAGCGGTCATCACAGTTGCAACTGCAATGGATGAAGCATCAAAAAGCACTCTGAAAGCGGTTCTGGACAAAATTACTGGTAAGAAAATTACTATTACGGAAAATGTTGATCCCTCCATCCTCGGCGGTGTTATCGCTCAGGTGGAGAGCAGTCTTTATGACGCAAGCGTCAGGGGACAGCTGAATAAGATAAAAGAACAGTTGGTATAAATAATTTAAGGAGATTGGCTAATGCAGATCAAAGCCGAAGAGATAAGCCAGATCATTCGTGATCAGATTAAAAACTTCGACCAGAAAGTTGAGATGCAGGAAGTCGGTACCATCATCACAGCCGGTGACGGTATCGCCAAAGTATATGGTCTCGACAATGCAATGGCGGGAGAGC of the Seleniivibrio woodruffii genome contains:
- the atpH gene encoding ATP synthase F1 subunit delta, with protein sequence MKENIVAARYADALFQEAKAENKLEQVIAQLSAVSAASEQSADFKTLIKSPLIGKAEKQAVVDVLKSKGMIDEFLYKFLKLLVSKNRLSLLELISSEIKAMDRKAKGEAEAVITVATAMDEASKSTLKAVLDKITGKKITITENVDPSILGGVIAQVESSLYDASVRGQLNKIKEQLV